From Hymenobacter sediminicola:
CCGCAACCGTTGTGCCCGGCTTTTTTACCAGCCGTGGGCTGATGCCAGAAGTATACTATGATACCACCGCCACCATTATTGCCCTGATTCTGCTGGGCAAAGTGCTGGAAATGATGGCCAAAACCCAGACTTCAGCGGCTATTAAGGCCTTGATGGGGCTGCAGGCCAAAACGGCCCGCGTAGTCCGGCCCGATGGGCAGGAAGTGGATGTGCTTATTGAGCACGTGCAGTTAGGCGACCTGGTGGTGGTGCGCCCCGGTGAGAAAGTGGCTACCGACGGCATTCTGCAGGAGGGCCGCTCAGCCGTAGACGAGGCCATGCTCACCGGCGAAAGCCTGCCCGTAGAGAAAGTCGCCGGCGACCCGGTATTTGGTGCTACGCTCAACAAGACTGGTTCCTTCCGTTTCCGCGTCACCAAAGTAGGGACGGACACGATGCTTGCTCAGATTGTGAAGCTGGTAGAAGAGGCTCAGGGTAGCCGTGCGCCCATCCAGCGGCTGGCCGATAAAGTCAGTGCCATCTTCGTGCCTACGGTTTTGGTTATTGCCATTCTCACGTTTGTGCTCTGGTTTGATCTGGCTCCGGTAGCCACCCGCCTGCCGCTGGCCTTGGTCAACTTTGTGGCGGTGCTCATCATTGCCTGCCCCTGCGCATTGGGCCTGGCCACACCAACTGCCATTATGGTCAGCACCGGAAAAGGCGCGGAGCACGGCGTCCTGATTCGTAGCGCTGAGGCGCTGGAAAAGGCCTACCAAGTCACGACAGTGCTCCTTGACAAAACCGGTACCATCACCCGCGGTGAGCCGGCTGTCACGGATTTTGTAATTCTCAACCAGGATGCGCGGCGTGTGTTGCAGGTGGTAGCGGCAATGGAGCGGCAGAGTGAGCACCCGCTGGCTGAGGCTGTGGTGCGCTACGCCGATGCCCAAGAGGTGAGCAACCTGTCAGCCTCCGGTTTTCGGGCAATTGAAGGCAAAGGAGCCGCTGCCACCGTCGAGGGGCAGACAGTTCTCATCGGCAACCAGCGCCTGCTCAGCGAGGCAGGCATACCACTTTCGCCGGAGCTGACTACTCAGGCCGGAATGCTGCTGCGCGGGGCCAAAACGGTGCTGTATATTGCCATAGATGGGCAGGCCGTGGGAGTAGTCGGCGTGGCCGATACTATCCGTGATACATCCGCTGCCGCTATCAAACGGCTGCAGGCGATGGGCATTGAGGTGGTCATGATGACTGGCGATAATCCGCAGACCGCAGCGCAGGTAGCCGCTCAGGTGGGTATCTCGCGCTACTTCGCGGAGGTGTTACCCCAGGACAAGGCCGGCAAAGTAAAAGAACTGCAGGCCGAGGGGCGTACAGTAGCTATGGTCGGCGACGGTATCAACGATGCTCCGGCTCTGGCGCAGGCAGATATTGGTCTGGCTATTGGCGCTGGTACCGATGTGGCTATGGAAGCAGCCGGCATCACGCTGATGCGCTCTGACCTGCACGGCGTGGTAACGGCCATCGAACTGAGCAAGCAAACCATCCGCACCATTAGGCAAAACCTGTTTTTCGCCTTTATCTATAACACGTTGGGCATACCCATTGCGGCTGGCTTACTCTACCCCGTTTTTGGGTGGCTGCTTTCTCCCATGCTGGCCGCTGGAGCCATGGCTCTGAGTTCAGTATCCGTCCTGACCAACTCGTTGCGCCTACGGGCTTTTCACCCTCATCAAGCCGCTTAAACCATGGATGCAGCTGAAATTCTGGTTACGCTGGGTGGAAGTGGCTTGGCAGCCTTCGTATTGTGGTACTTCTTTCTCTCGGCCCGGCGGACGGCCAGCGCAGTTTCGGCCTCTGGCGGCCTGCAGGAAGTGGACATTACCGTCAAGGGCGGCT
This genomic window contains:
- a CDS encoding heavy metal translocating P-type ATPase, with amino-acid sequence MEPVTKTETLDIEGMTCASCASFVEKALSRTPGVQRAMVNFATEKATIDYLPTQATPATLREAVVSSGYGVVERAPDTSAAERSAELDRQKAAAYQKLKRRFWVAAGLAVIIMPLSMLMLWPALLAHVNMQWLNYGLLLLTLPVLLYSGREFYTSAWNGFRHRAANMDTLIAVGTGAAFLYSLAATVVPGFFTSRGLMPEVYYDTTATIIALILLGKVLEMMAKTQTSAAIKALMGLQAKTARVVRPDGQEVDVLIEHVQLGDLVVVRPGEKVATDGILQEGRSAVDEAMLTGESLPVEKVAGDPVFGATLNKTGSFRFRVTKVGTDTMLAQIVKLVEEAQGSRAPIQRLADKVSAIFVPTVLVIAILTFVLWFDLAPVATRLPLALVNFVAVLIIACPCALGLATPTAIMVSTGKGAEHGVLIRSAEALEKAYQVTTVLLDKTGTITRGEPAVTDFVILNQDARRVLQVVAAMERQSEHPLAEAVVRYADAQEVSNLSASGFRAIEGKGAAATVEGQTVLIGNQRLLSEAGIPLSPELTTQAGMLLRGAKTVLYIAIDGQAVGVVGVADTIRDTSAAAIKRLQAMGIEVVMMTGDNPQTAAQVAAQVGISRYFAEVLPQDKAGKVKELQAEGRTVAMVGDGINDAPALAQADIGLAIGAGTDVAMEAAGITLMRSDLHGVVTAIELSKQTIRTIRQNLFFAFIYNTLGIPIAAGLLYPVFGWLLSPMLAAGAMALSSVSVLTNSLRLRAFHPHQAA